The sequence GGAGGCGCTGCAGAGGGGTGGCGTAGAGAGACAGCCGGGGAAACAGCCAGGCGGTGCTTCCGTACGAGCCGCCTGTCGTTGTTTTTACCCTGCTGTTGTTTCTCCGAAGCCTCTGCTGATGCGTCGCCCCTCCATGAAGGTCCACGTCCTCATTCTCCTCGCGCTTGCGCTCGTTGGGTGCAAGCAGCCCGCGCAGTCGCAGGACGCGCCGCAGGAGCCCGCCCCGCAGCGCGTCAGCGCCGACCGGCTCGCTGAGACCGCCGACGCGAACATCGGCGCGACGCGCCGCACAGCCATCGTCAACGCCGTCGAGGTCGTGGCTCCGGCGGTGGTGTCGGTCAACGTGATCGAGGTGCAGCAGGTGCGCTACCGCGACCCGTTCGCGGGCGACCCGTTCTTCGAATACTTCTTCGGCCGCCGCCGCGACCGCGTCGTCGAGCGGCAGGTGCAGGGCCTCGGCTCCGGCTTCGTGATCTCGCCCGACGGCTACATCGTCACCAACGACCACGTGGCCGGCAACGCGACCAAGATCACCGTTGCCTTCCCCGACGGCGGCGAGCTCGACGCGACGCTCATCGGCTCTGACCCCGAGAGCGACATCGCGCTCTTGAAGGTGGAGCCGCCTTCGCCGCTGCCGTACCTCCAGTTTCGTCAGAACGATGACATCGTGGTCGGCGAGTGGGCCATCGCGCTCGGCAACCCGTTCGGGCTCTTCGAGGCCGCCGAGCCGACCGTGACCGTCGGCGTGGTGAGCGCCACCGGCCGCGACTTCGCGCCGCAGCAGGGCCGCGTCTTCCGCGACATGATCCAGACCGACGCGGCCATCAACCGCGGTAACTCGGGCGGGCCGCTCGTGAACGCGCTCGGCGAGGTCATCGGCGTGAACACGTTCATCTTCTCGCAATCAGGCGGCTCGGTCGGCCTCGGCTTCGCGGTCCCAGCCACGCGCGTGCGCGGCATCGTGGACGAGCTGCAGGCCAACGGCTTCGTGGACCGCTCCTTCTACACGGGGCTCAACGTGCGCGCCATGAACGCGCGCATCGCACGGGCGCTCGGCCTCACCTCGGCACGCGGGCTGATCGTGGAGAGCGTCGATCCGGCCTCGCCCGCCGAGAGCGCGGGGATCCGCCCCTACGACGTGATCGTGGCCATCGCGGAGCAGCAGGTGAGCACCGCCGAGGACGCAAAGGCGCTCTTCGGCAGCATCGGCGCAGGCGAGACGGTCGCCGTCCGCCTCCTGCGCGACGGCACTGAGCAGACGCTGACGCTCGCCATCGCACGCACCGGGTGAGGGAAGGGTTGAAGTGGGAAGTTTGAAGTGAGAAAGGCGACGCGGGGCAACCTCCACAGAGGTAGCTGTGTGTGAGCGTCGCCTCGGATCTCTTCAGGGTTGGCCCGCTCCCGCCATGCGCTACGCTCTCGTCGCTCTACTTCTCACCTCTCACCTCGTACTTCTCACGTCGTGCTTGCCCGGTTCGCAGCGGCAGCAGACGCGCGGGGTGACGCCGGCGGACTCGCTCTCGATGGAGGTCGCGGCGGCGGTGCCGGTAGACACGCTCGCGCTCGCACGCCGCATCGTGCCGCCCGATTCGCCCGAGTTGGCGTATCCGATGACGCTTGCCTTCAGCGCGGACGGGTCGGAGCTGCACGTCCTCGACCAGGAAGACGGCCACCTCGCTTCGTTCAACGTGCGGACGGGCGACCGGACGCGCATCGTCACGCCGGACACGTTTGCGTTTCCGTTGCTCGCGGGTCAGCGCGGCGACACGCTGGCAGTCCTGAGCCGCGAAGACACGCGCTTGCATTTTGTCCACGAAGGGCAGGTGACGCGGACGGTTGACCTGCCCGAGGCGGGCTATGCGACGGCGTTCGTGACCGACAGCACCATCGTGCTCAAGAGCGTGGACCAGGACGCGGGGACGGAGGACGAGACGATGGGCACGTTTGTCGCCGTGCTGGACCACAACGGAGCGGAGCGCGCGCGCTACGACCTCGGTGGTCCGTGGTGGCGGCACATCGGCTACGTCCGGCCGTGGGACGATGATGTCCTTAGCCTCTCCGGCTACCGCCCCGTCGTGGACGTGCTCGCGCCCGAGACGGCTTCCGGCGCGACGCTCGACACGCTCGCGCTCGTCAGCTTCGACTCGCCTCTCTTGAACACCTCGCTGCGGTTCATGCGCGACGAGGTCCGGGAGCCGCCGCTCCTCAGCGCCGCCGCTCGGGCGCTCGGCGACACGCTCTACGTGCTCAACCTCCGCCCCGGCGTCCTCCGCATCGACGCGTACACGAAGGAAGACGGTGCGGCCCGCTTGCAGCGTGTCTACGAGTTCCAGGCCGTGCCCGCCGAGCAAGACCCGCTCGCGCTCTTCCCCACCGACCTCGACGTGCGCCAAGCTGCTGATGGGACGCTCACGTTTGCGGTGCTCCTGAAGGGCCCGCAGGTGAGCGTGCTGGTGCTGGAAGCACCGCCGACGCTAGACGCGCCGGACGCATAGCGGCTATTCAACCACATCGCCGCGGCGGAACGGGAATTCCAGCATGGCCCCGCCGATCGGAAGTTGCACGCTCACCGAATCCGCTGGGTTGGTAGTGAGTGCCCCGTAGCTGTCCTGGTCGAGCGTGTAGGTGGCTTGCGTGACGGTGGTGCCACCGGGCTCCTCGTAGTCGCTGGGGCCGTTGGCGAGTGGGGCGCGGTAGACGGCCTCGCCGATCTCGAAGATGGCAGCGCTGTCGCCGAGGGCCACGGCGCTCTCGCCGCGGAAGGTCGCCACGGCGAGGTAGCTCGGCGCGGTCGGGAGCAGCGTGAACGTCGGCGTGGGCGGTGGCGTCGCAGCGCGGCTCCCGTCGAGGGGACCTGCGGGCGAGCACGCCGACAGAAGCCCGGCAACCAACGCAGCCGTCAGCAGGGGTGCCGCGAACGAGAGCACCCCGGCGAGCGGACTCGCCGGGGCGCGGTGCTTGGGACTATGGCTCATCGGACCAGCAGGATGCGCTGGGTTGCCGTGTCGTCACCGGCGCTCAGCCGCACGAGGTAGGCCCCGGCGGAGAACGCGCTCGCTTCCAGCGTGGCTGTGTGGCTGCCTGCCGTAAGCGATGCGCCGTCGAGCAGGCGGGCGACCTCGCGGCCGAGCACGTCGTAGACCGTCAGCGTTGCCTCTGTAGTCTCCGGGAGGTCAAAGCGCAGCGTCGTCTGCTGGTCGAACGGGTTCGGGTAGGCGCTGTGCAGCGCAAACTGCACCGGGGCGGCCTCGTTCTCGTTCGACACCGGCTCGCGGAGCGTGAAGCCCACCAGGATGTCGATCTCTGGCTGGAAGAAGTCGTTGGTGACCAGCTGCACGTTGCCACGGTAGCGGGCCGGGACGAGCAGCGAGGGCTCGATGGTGACCACGAGCGGCTCGGTGGTGCCCCCGGCGATGCTGCCGAAGCGGGGCGCCGTGTAGAAGGGGTTCGCCCCGACTAGCGCCGACACCTCGATGTCGTCTAGGAACCAGCCCTCGTCCGACGCCGTGATGTTGCTGTCGAACTCGAAGCCGATACGGAGCGGGCTGGCCTGGCCCGAGGCGTCGTTGAGCGGGATCATCATGGTCTGCCACTCGTCGCCGTTGACGAGCGCGCCGCCGTCCGAGGTGGCGAGCTCGACGAGGGTCGCGCCGTCGTCGTAGGTGAGCACGACGCGGGCGATGTCGTTCTGGACGACCTGGAGGTAGTACGAGAACGTGAGCGTTACGAGGTCGCTCGTCGGCACGCCGCTGAGGTCGATGGGCGGGCTGAGGAGCAAGCCCTCGGCGTTGTTGCGGTAGCCGAGCGGATCGGTCTGGCCGAAGTAGGCCGCGAACGGCGCGGAGTGGCCTGGCAGAGCCGCCGGCCCGATGTCGACGCGCCGCCAGTCCTCGGCCTCGCCGCCGCTGGCGGTGAAGCCGTTGAAGTCGTCCTCGAAGTTGGCCGTGAAGAGGTTCTGCGCCTGGGCCGCGCGCTCGGCGCCGACGAAGTGGCTCAGCGACGACCGCGCGGCGCTGGCCTGGGCGGCGAGCGTCATCCGTGCTTCGTATTCGAGCGGGAGACCGCCCTCGTTCGAGATGTTGACCGTCTGCGACACCGCGGGCTCGTCCGTGAAGATGGTCGAGAAGTTCAGTAGGTCATCATCGATGGAGGCCTCGGGGCGGGCGGCGCCGCCGGTGGTGAACTCGAACGGCGCGTCGATCACGAGGCGGTCCTGCGCGTTCGTGATGAGCCGCAGGAGCCCGCCAAACGTGGCCGGTGCGTCCGACCCGAAGGTGACCGCCACCGAGCCTTGCTGGCCCGGCGCGATCTCGCCGCTCTCCACGACGGAGAGGGTGGACGATACGCCCACGGGTACGGAGAACGTGCTGAAGACCTCGGCCTCGAAGAAGAGCGGCTCCGTGCCTGTGTTGGTGAGCACGAACTCGGCCGTGCCGTTCTCACCGACGGGGGTGTCGCCAATCTCGACGACGGGCGTAGCGGTCGAGATGTCGAGCTCGCTGCCGTCGAAGGAGAGCGTGGCCGAGGTAGTCACCGGGTCGAAGTCGACGTTGTAGCCGATGACCTGGAGCATGCGGATGTCGGCGTCTTCGAGGAGCACGCGGCCGCCACCAAAGGTGGGGTCCATGATGCCGATGCGGCGGTCTTCGCCGAGCGACGGGGGCCGCTGCGCGTCGTCCTGCCAGTGCGAGGCCTGCTGGCCGTCGCCGCCTTCGCGGCCGCCGGTGGCCGTGGAGGTCGCGAGCTCGACGAGGCCGTCGAAGAAGACGTGCTCCGGCTCGAAGTAGGTGGTGCCACCCTCGACGACGAGGACGCGGTTCGGCGGCGGCCCTGGCGTGAGCACGCGGTCCGCGGCGGCGAAGCTGTCGTAGTCGCCCGGCTCCACGGCGTCGGGGCGCACGCGGAAGAGGTCCCAGGTGGTGAAGAAGTTGTTCGGCGGCCCGCCGAAGCCGATCGCGCTGTTGAACCCGAGCGAGTGGCCCATCTCGTGCGCTACGATGGCCTCGAAGTCGGTGAAGCCCGAGCTTATGCCGTTGGCCGGGTCAAAGTCGTAGCTGAACGCCGAGTTGAAGCCGATGTTGGCGACGCTGCCGAACGGGTTGACAGACGGGTTGGGGTCAAGCGTGGCGGGGGCAAAGCCGAGGGCCTGGCGGTTGGGCAGCGCCATCAGCGCCGAGCCGAGCGGGCTTCCCGTCGTGGCTGAGACCGGCTCCGCGATGGTGTTGTAGAGCTGCTGGAGCTGGGCGTCGCCGTTGGCGGCGAGGAGCGCGTCGCGCAGCTCGTTGGGACCTACGGCCTGCCCGCCGATGGTGGCCGTGCCCAGCGCTGACGTTGCGCTGGCGATGACGCCTGGTGGGAAGGTGCCTGAGCCGAAGCGCTCCGGCCCAAAGTCCACGTCGATGATGACCGTGATGGGGTTGGTGATGCGCCGCTCCCAGAGCGCGGCCGCGCGCCGGAAGGCCAGGAGGGCCACCGGGCGTGCGATCAGCTGATCGGTGGCCCGCAGAAAGATGCGCATCCCGTCGATCGTGGCGGGGTTGTTGGTCGAGGAGACGAGCGTGAGGTTGAGGTCGCTCGCTGCCGTGCGCTGAAGCTGCTCCAGCGACGCGTCTGCTGCCGGGCGGCACATCACCGTGCCATCGGGCATGCCGACGACCTCGTAGGTGCCGTGGCTGTGGTCGTGCGGGTGGGCCGCCGCCGCCGCCGCCTGATAGGTTTGGAAAACAGCGGGCTGAGCAAGCGCCGGGACACTCACGAGCGCCGCGCCAAGCAGGGCAACGGTGAGGATAGCAGTACGAAAGGACATAGGGAGCGGTGGTAAGGGGACCGAAAACGCCAAGACCCCAAGGTACTCGCGCTGGGGCGGCGGGGCTAGCCAAGGAAGGATACCCGAGATTGGTTCCCTGGAATAAACCGCGCTTCGCCTCAATGACTAGGCGAGAGCCACCGCAAACCTGGCAACAGGAACAGCGCCCGTGGGGGTCGCGTGGGAGTCGCCCTTTCTTGTTCGCCCGTCTCCCTGGCTCCATGGCTGCCACCCGCCCCCCTCGTATATCCATGCTTGGCGACCTCAAGGCCGCCGGGTACCGGCCGCGCTCCGTCAAGGACGAGATGCGCGCCAACCTCATCCACAAGTTGCGCGCGGGCGAGAACGTCTTCCCCGGCATCCTGGGCTTCGAGCGGACCGTCATCCCGCAGCTCCAAAACGCGATCCTTGCCCGGCACGACTTCATCCTGCTGGGCCTGCGCGGCCAGGCCAAGAGCCGCATCGTGCGCATGCTGCCGAGCCTGCTCGACGAGTGGATCCCCTACGTCGCGGGCACCGAGCTCTACGACGACCCGCTCGCGCCCGTTTCCCGCCAGGCGCGCGAGATGCTCATCGAGAGCGCCGACGCTACGGCCATCGAGTGGCTGCACCGCTCCGAACGCTACGGTGAGAAGCTGGCCACGCCCGACACGACCATCGCCGACCTCGTCGGCGACATCGACCCCATCAAGGCGGCCACGCAGAAGCTCACCTACGCCGACGAGCGCGTCATCCACTACGGCATCATCCCGCGCACCAACCGCGGCATCTTTGCCATCAATGAGCTGCCCGACCTCCAGCCGCGCATCCAAGTCGGCCTGCTCAACATCATGGAGGAGTCGGACATCCAGATCCGGGGCTTCCAACTCCGCATCCCGCTCGACGTGGTGATGGTCTTCACGGCCAATCCCGAGGACTACACCAACCGCGGCTCGATCATCACGCCGCTCAAGGACCGCATCGACAGCCAGATCCTCACGCACTACCCGCGCTCCATTGAGATTGGGGTGGCGATCACGGCGCAGGAGGCCTGGCAGGAGCGCGGCGGCCCGACCGTGCGCGTCCCGCACTACTTCCGCGAGGTCGTCGAGCAGATCGCCGTCGAGGCGCGCCAGAGCGAATACATCGACCAGAAGTCGGGCGTCTCCGCGCGCCTAACGAGGGCCGCGCTCGAAGACCTCGTCTCCGCCGCCGAGCGCCGCGCGCTGCTCAACAGCGAGGCTGAGACGACGCTCCGCATCAGCGACCTCGTCCACGTCGAGCCCGCAATCACGGGCAAGGTCGAGCTCGTTTACGAGGGCGAGCAGGAGGGCGCGCAGAACGTGGCGCGCGTGCTCGTGGGCCGCGCCGTGGCCGCGATCTTCAAGCGCTACTTCCCCGACCCCGCCGCGAAAGGCGAGGGCGATCAGGGCCGCGCCGCCTATGCGAAGATCCTCGGCTGGTTCTCGAAGGGCAACACCATCGACCTCACACCCGAGATGGGCTTCGAGACGTACGCGCAGACGCTCGACCGCGTGGAGGGCCTCCGCACGTTCGTGAAGAAGCACTCCGACCCCGCCACGCCCGCTGAGACGGCCTCGGCGATGGAGTTCGTTCTGGAGGCGCTGCACCAGCACTCGCTCGTCGGCAAGGACGCGCTCGTCGAGCAGACGTCCTACTCCGACATCATGGGCTCGGTGCTCGGCAGCCTCGGCACCTTCGGCGACGACGAGGACGACGACGACTTCGAGGACTACCGCCGCCGCTACGGGTGAGGTCAGCGGCAGGCACATATAATTGTCCTTGTGTAATCGATATGTGTGCCTGAGCTTAGAGGCTATTGCAAAAGTGGGAGGACGTGATAGCTTCGGGGCATGAACCCTGTCCGACTCTCCGAGGCGCAGTGGGACGCCATTCGGCCCCACTTGCCGCCTCCCAAGAAGATGGGCCGACCCCGCGCCGACGACCGCGCTGTGCTCGAAGCCATCCTCTTTGTCATGCGCTCCGGCTGCCGCTGGGGTGACCTTCCTGCCACATACGGCATCAATCCCTCCACCGCCTGGCGACGGCTGGGTCGCTGGGAAGCCGATGGCACGTGGGAACGCCTCTGGCGGGCGTTCCTCGCCTCGCTCGACGCCCGCCCCGCCGAGGCGGGGGCGGAGAGCAAGCTCCGCTGGGCTGAAGCCTTCCTCGACGGAAGCTTTGTCCCGGCAAAAAGGGGGGCCGCTGCGTAGGCAAGACGCGTAAGGGTAAGGGGACCAAGCTGATGCTCGTCACCGACGGCGAAGGGCTGCCGATTGGCCTGCTCGTCGAGAGCGCGCAGAAAAGCGAGGTGCGCTTGGCCGAAGAGACCCTGGCGACGGTGCGAGTGGCGCGCGCCCGTGGTCGAGCCCGCACACGCCCAGATCGGCTCACCTGTGACCGTGGCTATGATAGCCGGGCCTTCCGACGCTACCTCACGCGGCGGGGCATCCGGCACGCGATCCCGACGAGGCGGCGTCCGAAGAGGTGGAAGGCGCGGCGTGGGCGTCCCCCCGAGTGTGACGCAAGCGCGTATCGGCAGCGCTGGAAGGTGGAGCGCACGTTCGCGTGGCTGTTCAACTACCGGCGGGTGGTGGTGCGGTGGGAGCGTCATGTGGGGGTGTATCGCGGGTTCGTGCTCTTTGCGCTGAGCCTGCTCTGCCTCAACCGACTTCTGCAATAGCTTCTAGGAGAGTACCTCACCAAACGGCTCTTCCTATGCTTCGCGTCGTCGCCTTTCTCCTGACGCCTCTTCTTCTGCTGCTCGGGCTCGCTCCCGGACTCGCAGCACAGACTTTCACCAACGCTAACGACCTCGTCCCTGACAACAACGTGTTTTCCACCTTCGGGGCCACCATCGCCGACCTGGATGGGGACGGGCGGGCGGATCTCGTAGGGCAGGGGGGGTGGCTGCTGCAGCGGGATGAGGGGTTCGAGTTCAGGTCGTTCGGGACCGTCTTCCCCATAGGAGCCCTCGTTGGGGATGTGGACGACGATGGGCGGGCTGACCTCTTTCTCATGGAAGCGTTTGACCCCAACTTCTACCAGTATCAGCCTGCCCGTGAGCGCTTGACGCTGTTTGAGGGGCGAAACGGAATCAGCTTCAGGAATACGGGGATTGACCTCAACAGCAACTTTCTCACGCAAGGGTCCGTGCTGTTCGACTACAACCAGGATGGCAGCCTCGACCTTCTGCTGGGCAACGATCTCGACTTCGATCTGCTGTACCGAGGAAATGGGGCCGGGCGCTTCGACTTCATCCAAGCCGGGGTCCCCGTGCTCGAACGGGGGACCTACGGCATGGCCGCCGCCGACTACGACCGGGACGGCGACAGCGATATCTACATCGGCCTGTGTTTGGGCATCACGGAAAACCTCCTCTACCGCAACGACGGGGGCGCCTTCGAGGAGGCATCGGTGGCCGTGGGGGTGGCGGACGAGCGCCCGAGCTGGGGCGTCGCCTGGCTCGACTTCGATAACGACGGTTGGCAAGACCTCTTCGTCGCCAATATGCCGAGCGAAGGTCTCTCGGGAAAGAATCGCCT comes from Bacteroidota bacterium and encodes:
- a CDS encoding trypsin-like peptidase domain-containing protein, which translates into the protein MKVHVLILLALALVGCKQPAQSQDAPQEPAPQRVSADRLAETADANIGATRRTAIVNAVEVVAPAVVSVNVIEVQQVRYRDPFAGDPFFEYFFGRRRDRVVERQVQGLGSGFVISPDGYIVTNDHVAGNATKITVAFPDGGELDATLIGSDPESDIALLKVEPPSPLPYLQFRQNDDIVVGEWAIALGNPFGLFEAAEPTVTVGVVSATGRDFAPQQGRVFRDMIQTDAAINRGNSGGPLVNALGEVIGVNTFIFSQSGGSVGLGFAVPATRVRGIVDELQANGFVDRSFYTGLNVRAMNARIARALGLTSARGLIVESVDPASPAESAGIRPYDVIVAIAEQQVSTAEDAKALFGSIGAGETVAVRLLRDGTEQTLTLAIARTG
- a CDS encoding NF038122 family metalloprotease, which gives rise to MSFRTAILTVALLGAALVSVPALAQPAVFQTYQAAAAAAHPHDHSHGTYEVVGMPDGTVMCRPAADASLEQLQRTAASDLNLTLVSSTNNPATIDGMRIFLRATDQLIARPVALLAFRRAAALWERRITNPITVIIDVDFGPERFGSGTFPPGVIASATSALGTATIGGQAVGPNELRDALLAANGDAQLQQLYNTIAEPVSATTGSPLGSALMALPNRQALGFAPATLDPNPSVNPFGSVANIGFNSAFSYDFDPANGISSGFTDFEAIVAHEMGHSLGFNSAIGFGGPPNNFFTTWDLFRVRPDAVEPGDYDSFAAADRVLTPGPPPNRVLVVEGGTTYFEPEHVFFDGLVELATSTATGGREGGDGQQASHWQDDAQRPPSLGEDRRIGIMDPTFGGGRVLLEDADIRMLQVIGYNVDFDPVTTSATLSFDGSELDISTATPVVEIGDTPVGENGTAEFVLTNTGTEPLFFEAEVFSTFSVPVGVSSTLSVVESGEIAPGQQGSVAVTFGSDAPATFGGLLRLITNAQDRLVIDAPFEFTTGGAARPEASIDDDLLNFSTIFTDEPAVSQTVNISNEGGLPLEYEARMTLAAQASAARSSLSHFVGAERAAQAQNLFTANFEDDFNGFTASGGEAEDWRRVDIGPAALPGHSAPFAAYFGQTDPLGYRNNAEGLLLSPPIDLSGVPTSDLVTLTFSYYLQVVQNDIARVVLTYDDGATLVELATSDGGALVNGDEWQTMMIPLNDASGQASPLRIGFEFDSNITASDEGWFLDDIEVSALVGANPFYTAPRFGSIAGGTTEPLVVTIEPSLLVPARYRGNVQLVTNDFFQPEIDILVGFTLREPVSNENEAAPVQFALHSAYPNPFDQQTTLRFDLPETTEATLTVYDVLGREVARLLDGASLTAGSHTATLEASAFSAGAYLVRLSAGDDTATQRILLVR
- a CDS encoding magnesium chelatase, translating into MLGDLKAAGYRPRSVKDEMRANLIHKLRAGENVFPGILGFERTVIPQLQNAILARHDFILLGLRGQAKSRIVRMLPSLLDEWIPYVAGTELYDDPLAPVSRQAREMLIESADATAIEWLHRSERYGEKLATPDTTIADLVGDIDPIKAATQKLTYADERVIHYGIIPRTNRGIFAINELPDLQPRIQVGLLNIMEESDIQIRGFQLRIPLDVVMVFTANPEDYTNRGSIITPLKDRIDSQILTHYPRSIEIGVAITAQEAWQERGGPTVRVPHYFREVVEQIAVEARQSEYIDQKSGVSARLTRAALEDLVSAAERRALLNSEAETTLRISDLVHVEPAITGKVELVYEGEQEGAQNVARVLVGRAVAAIFKRYFPDPAAKGEGDQGRAAYAKILGWFSKGNTIDLTPEMGFETYAQTLDRVEGLRTFVKKHSDPATPAETASAMEFVLEALHQHSLVGKDALVEQTSYSDIMGSVLGSLGTFGDDEDDDDFEDYRRRYG
- a CDS encoding transposase, with the translated sequence MNPVRLSEAQWDAIRPHLPPPKKMGRPRADDRAVLEAILFVMRSGCRWGDLPATYGINPSTAWRRLGRWEADGTWERLWRAFLASLDARPAEAGAESKLRWAEAFLDGSFVPAKRGAAA
- a CDS encoding IS5 family transposase, with protein sequence MLVTDGEGLPIGLLVESAQKSEVRLAEETLATVRVARARGRARTRPDRLTCDRGYDSRAFRRYLTRRGIRHAIPTRRRPKRWKARRGRPPECDASAYRQRWKVERTFAWLFNYRRVVVRWERHVGVYRGFVLFALSLLCLNRLLQ